The DNA sequence TGGCGACCATTACACAGCTTACTACATCAACAAACACCGGCCGGCGGATGGTTTTGTTCTGCTGGGACCTTATACCCCCGCCGATCTGGAACGGATCAGCCGGTTTGAGATTTGCTTCTACAATAATCAGACGCCGGATCCGGTCGGCCCCCGCCTGCTGAAATGCAGCGATCGATCAGGTCAAGCCTGTTACAGCCTCCCGGTCCGCAAGGCCATCGACCTGATCCATGCCCGGTACCGGGAGGAACTTCCCCTGGACCGGCTGGTCGAGCATCTGAAGCTGAACAAAAGCTATTTCTGCACCCTGTTCAAAAAGGAGACCGGCCAAACCTTCACCGCCTACCTCAATCAGGTCCGGGTGGAGAAAAGTAAGCGCTGCCTGATCCGGGAAGACCGGTCGATTCTCGAGATCGCTCTGTCCGTTGGCTTTTCGAGCCAGAACTAT is a window from the Clostridiaceae bacterium HFYG-1003 genome containing:
- a CDS encoding AraC family transcriptional regulator — its product is MFIERNPRRVAEDLHSATLIPCSAFTGDGRLLYSGGSHFCHDDYDLYNRLVEEMVHPAPPISQYRTLTSAFGDHYTAYYINKHRPADGFVLLGPYTPADLERISRFEICFYNNQTPDPVGPRLLKCSDRSGQACYSLPVRKAIDLIHARYREELPLDRLVEHLKLNKSYFCTLFKKETGQTFTAYLNQVRVEKSKRCLIREDRSILEIALSVGFSSQNYFTIIFRRVTGLTPAQFRRQGLSGRV